TTTTTCATTGGCCACCCCGGAGGGCCTTATTACCGCAATAAAGACGTTGGCTTCTGGAGCATTGTAAAAGGTGAAATGGACGAAGGTGAAGAGCCACTGCCCGCAGCCATCCGGGAGTTTAAAGAAGAAACAGGTGTGGACATCACCGGTGCGTTTATACCCCTCACCTCCGTAAAACAGAAAAGCGGCAAGCTGGTACATGTGTGGGCCATTGAACAGGATTTTGCCACTGACAATATAAAAAGCAATACTTTCACACTGGAATGGCCGCCCCGGTCGGGCAAAATGGTGGAGTTTCCCGAGATGGACAAACTGGAATGGTTCGACCAGGCCACTACCCTGCTTAAATTAATACCGGGACAGATCCCATTTGTACACGAGTTGCTGGCCTATATAAAAGCGAATCATTAAGAGCAACCTAATAAAACTATCCATATGGACATCAAACTGAAAAAAGGGATTGGCGATTTTACCTTCGGCATGAAAGCCGCTGACGTTACCGCCAAACTCGGCAAACCCGACAAGATCTACGAAGATGAAGAAGATGAGAATGAGTTAATTTACCAGTATAACAAAAGCAAGATCAAGTTTACATTTTACCAGGAACATGAAGGTAAGCTGGGTTATATCCGGTGTGCCAGTCCAAAGCTCACGTACCAGGGCAAGCCAATCATTCAGGCACCTGCTGATGCTGTAATCAAAGATGTCTTTGGCTCGCAGATCGATGACTGGCAGGAAGAAGATTACAACAGCTTTGCTACTTATATCAGTGAAAAGTACTGGCTGGTGTTAAATGCGGAGTATGATGAGGTGACGGATATTGAGCTGGGGGTACCGTTTAAGAATGATGAGGAGTATGATTGGGGGTAGAACTGTTAAACATGAAATATAGCATATTCGCGTAGACGCTCCGGAAACGGGGCGTATTGCGTTTAAAGGGATGCCTGGTTTACATTAACCATTCATGATATGTTCTATACCCTTTTCAATGGCATTAAGTTCCTCTGGCGTGGCCCCGTTTTTTATAAATTGATGCTTCATTAAATAGATAATCACCCGTTGATTTCTCGCAATATTGTTGATGCGGACTGCCCAGCGCAGGATTAATAACAATAGAATCAGGACACCAATGCCTAAGAAGAAAAATAGCAGGTTCGTATTGTTTTCAAGCCGTAAAAGTGTCATGGTGCAAATTTGAGGTTAATATATGCCGGGAACCTCAGCGTACATTGCTTTCTGTTGGGCTGCTACTGATCTAAAGTACAAAATAATAGACACCCTCGTACTTGACCACCATCAACAAATCCCTGCAACGGATCCAGGTATGGCACGGCCTGTAAAAACTGCAGCCGGTGCGCCCATTGCGCCAGGAATGGCGGCTCCTGCGGCGTCTGCAAGTAAAACGTATTAAAACAAAAAAAAGGGCCCCATCACTGGAGCCCTTTGCCTTTCTGATATATACCTATAAAACCACAAGTTTTTGCATCAGCTTTTCGCTGGTTGCTTTATTTGTTGCAATTAATATATACACTCCTGTGCGCAGACCGGTTATTACCATATTATCATCATGATAATCGTTCCACTGTTTCAACGTTTTTCCACTCAGGTCGGTGATCACAATGTTGCGAATGGCGCTGCTGCCAAACAACACATTCATATTGCCTGACTGCGCCGGGTTGGGATATACCGTCATCCGGGCATTGTCCTGCATGCCGCGTACTCCTTTAACGGCTGATACGGTCGTCTTACCATCTTTATCTACCTGCGACAAACGATAATAGGTATTGCCGGTGGCGTTATTTGTTTCCCTGTATTGATAATTGATGGGCGTGGCGCTCATGCCGTCTGGCGCCTTAGAGGCTACAAAACCCACTGTTTCAAAGGCGCCGTTGCCATTGCTTCGTTGCACGTTGAATCCGGTATTATCGCTTTCAATGTTGGTAGTCCAGGTCAGCGATACGGTGGAACCATTACGGGCTGCGTTGAAATTCACCAGCGTTACGGGTAGTGATCCTGCTGCCGGCCAGTTGATGGTCACGGTTGCATTATCTGTCATGTTATCGGCAGTGGTTAAGAAATTGTTATCCGGACCGTCATCTGTTAACTGGTAAGTGAACGTTAACTGGGTAATGGAGTTGGAGTTGCGGGTAACTGTAAAGGTGCCATCGGTATTCACAGTTACAGATCCTCCAACGGGTTGTGTCAATACTTTCCAATTTAAATCGGCATAGGCATCGTTCTGGTCATTGTCTGTACCGGTGGCATCTACGGTATAACCGCTGGGATAATTTAAATTAGAACCATATAAAGCACCACTGAAGGAGAGCTCGTTATTATTACCACGATTAAACAGGTCATCCAGGGCTACGGGCGCACAGTTAGTACCTCCACAAATAAGCGTTACCCCGCTGATGGAAACATTATCGATCACGTATTTGGTACCGCTCTGCGTACAGCCTGCATGAAATGAAATAAATACTTTAAAATCACTGGCGGTTACGTTTGCCGGAAAAGTAAAGGTAAAACAGGTAGTGCCGCCATTGGTAGGCAACAGGTAATTATCCTGGCGGGCATAAATATTGGCAGCCACCTGGGCATCATTTGCATTCGTAACTGCTGAATTTACAAATAAAACATCGGCATACGTAGCACAGGGAAAAGCGATCTGGTTGTTGAGGTTGGCTGTATAAGCCCAAATATCGAAACAAACTTTTACGGTGTTGGAGGTTTTGTTTACCGCCGGTGTACCAATACTTGCCGGGTTATTACCGCCTACTCCGGGCGTGGTAACCACACTGTTACCATTCCCAATGGTGCCAAAACCGGCGCCTGAGGAAAGCGTCCAGCCAGTGGGGTTAGGACTAAAATCTTCTTCTAATTGTGCATGGGCAGCAATAGTGGCTGCAATAAGAACTACTGATAGTAAATACCGCTTCATAAAAAATGTTTTGTGGTTAGGGAATAATTAGGGGGTTGGTTCACCGCGGTATATTGGCTTTTACCATTTTTATAGGGTATAGAACATGAGTATCCTGCACGCCGCTTACGCGGAGTAAATAAATTGCCAGTGATGTGTCATCGATTAATGTGGTAGTGGAGCCGTGTTAACTACAATAGCCGGTGGGGATATGCGCCCAATGGTATGCAGGGGCATAACTTTCCTTTTACGGTAATAGAGGTTAATACAGCCGTTCAGAGAATACCGGGGATTACGTGTTTCGGGGGAACAATCAATAATTACGTTCTGGAGGTTTTGCCAAAGATTGGATGTGTACGTCGTATGCAGTAAATGTAATATGCGATTATCATATTTGCAATAGTAGATATACTTAATTGACCCGGAACAAGTAAATTATAAATATAGAAAAACAAACGCCTTCCCCCCGGCCGGGCCCGGGAGGAAGGCGTTGATTGTTATTAATGGTAAAAACTATTTAGTAATCTGGATCTTAGATACGGTTTGCAATTTGGTTTTCCTGTCAATTACCCGCAGCATATACATGCCTGGCTGCAACCCGCTGATGGTAATGTTATCATCGCTGTAATTATTCCAGCGTTTCAACAGTTTACCACTCACATCTATAATGGCTACATCGCGTACCGAGGTACTGGCGAATAATACATTGATCGCAATACCCGGGTTAGGATAGATGAGCATCTTCTTCAACTCATCCAATCCCCGAATGGCCAGTGAAGGCATGATCTGCCTGCTGCCATCCTGGTTAATCTGTACCAGGCGGTACCAGCTTACGGCATTCACAAAGTTTATTTCATCAAACTGGTAGGTCACCTGAAAATCGCCTGATCCGCTTTTGCTGGCTACATAGCCCACCTTTTTGTATTCTCCATTTACGATCCGTTGTATTTCAAACCCGGCATTATTATTTTCGTTGGTAGTAATCCATTTCAACGTAACGTTACCGCCATTGCGATTGCCTTTAAAGTTTAACAGCGAAATGGGCAAAGCACCTCCTGCCGGGAAGGTCACACTTACCGCAGCAGTGTCGCAATTGCCGTTGGGATCGCACAACTGATAGATGAAGTTTACCAGCGTGACAGAAGTATTTGCACGGGTAACCGTTGCAGTTCCCTGTCCGCCGGGGTTCATGGTAACACTGCCGGTGGCCGGGTCCGGGGGTGTTTGCAGGGTCCAGGTTAATGCGGAATAGGGATCGTTGGGATCGTTATCCAAACCGTTTGCCGATGCCTGGTAACCTGCCGGAGGGGCCGGATAAGCTGCATTCGGTCCATATAAAACAACATTGGCAGAAAGCACCGGACCTGTAAAGAACACATCAGGCAATGCTACCGGCGGACAGGCAGCACCGGTACACACTTCGGTTAATCCGGTAATTACAAAATCATCAAAGGCAAAACGTACGTTGCCCATATTACAACCTGGATTAATTACCAGGAACACCCGGAACTGCGTAACCGTAACCGATGCCGGAAAAGTGAACGAGTTACAAACTTTTCCGCCGCTTGCCGGTACCACTAATCCTTTAACCGTGCCATATACTTTGGTGGGATCGGTTTCATCAAGATCGTTGCTGTTATTCACGTTGGTGTTGGTGAAATACAGATCGTACGTGGCGGCGCAGGGCAATGATGTAAGCGCATCCTGCGGCGTATAACCAAAGATGCTTGCACAAAAGTTTACCGTGCTGGTATTGGCCGATTTCATTACAATGGGCGTTCCAATAGTACCGTTGCCGCTGCTGCCGTTGGATGAAAGAACGACATCGTTGCCATTTATGGTGTGATAACTAAACCCGCTGGCAAGGATCCAGTTTGCCGGATGGGGCGTAAAATCTTCTTCTAACTGAGCCCGAACTATAGTGGTCCATGTTGCACATAACAATAGTAATGCGCCTGTTTGTAGCATTCTCTTCATAACAAAATGTTTTTAAGTTGTCAATGTGTATACGAATAGCTTACAACAGCGTACAGATCAAAAACCGGCAGCTTTTGAAAAGAATAGTGGATCGATAAAAATCAGGTATGTGCTTATTGAGGTAAAGCAGCGTTTACAGGGTGCAGATTATAACGGCATCATTTATACGCATACAAATGAAGTGGTTCATTTAACCAGGTAAGATGCAGGATAGAAAAGTAACTGCTTATGTAGTAAATTCAGAGGAGACACTTTCAGAGCATAACAAATGTAATGTACCCCGGTAAGATTATCAAAAATATGAATATAAAATATCGAATATATAAAAAGCCCTATCGATGCATCGGGAGGGCTGTATAACTGATGTATAATAACTCAAACACTAACCCTTAGTGGCCGGCAGCCGCTCATGCACCCATTTCTTGGCAATCTCCAGCTGTTCTTTGATGGTGAGGTGCGAGTTGTCCAGCTCCAGGGCATCATCTGCCTTGCGCAATGGGCTTACTTCGCGATGAGAATCAATATAATCGCGCATCTCCAGGTTGGCCCTTACCTCTTCCATGGTAATGTTGGGGTTCTTTTCGTACAGTTCCTGGAAACGGCGTTTAACCCTGATCTCGTTATCGGCCGTCATAAAGATCTTCAACTCGGCATGGGGAAATACCACGGTACCGATATCCCGGCCATCCATCACTATCCCCCGGTTTTTACCCATCTCCTGCTGCTGGCGTACGGCAAATTCCCGAACTTCCCGGATAGCCGCCACCTCGCTCACTTTTTCGGCTACTACCAGGTCGCGGATCACATATTCCACGTTCTCCCCGTTCAGGTGCATCTCACTTTGACCGGATTTGTGGTTCGACATAAACGTAAGCTTTACATGTTGCATCGCCTCATGAACGATCTCAGGATGTGTCCAGTCAACGTGATTACGCAGAAAATAAAGGGTAATAGCCCGGTACATGGCGCCACTGTCAATATAGATGTATCCTAACTCCCGGGCCAGCTGTTTGGCCAGTGTACTTTTTCCGCAAGACGACCACCCGTCGATGGTGATTATAATCTTATGTTCCATATATAATGTTGCAAAAATAGTCCACAGAAGGCAACTTCCCCGGGGTCCAAACATAATAATGTCGTCCGCACTGGCGGACGACATTAAATTTTGTAGTGGGACTTAATCGGCACACTACGCTGTGTCACCTGGTTAGCAGTCCATCACCTTAGAGATGTCCTGAATAATTTGCCGGCACGCCGAAAATGCCACTTTATACTCGGGAATATTGTAAACCGAGGGACACAATTCTATTAACGAAAGGTTACTTATTTAGTTGTAGGCCCGGCGGGGAAAATGAATAAAAAAAAGGTGGGCCGTCCACTGAGGGCGACTCACCTTTATTATGTTAATCCTTGTGTGTTAATACTTATGACGCTTCAGATTTTTCCTTTGCCGTTTTCAAAGTGAACCTGATCTTGGAGTTCTCTTTGTCAAGGTCGGCCAACAGTGTGTCGCCTTGTTTAATATGCAGGCTCAGGATCTCTTCTGCAAGGGGATCTTCCAGGTATTTCTGGATGGCCCTGTGTAATGGACGGGCGCCAAACTGTACATCGTAACCTTTTTCAGCGATGAAGTTTTTGGCTTCTGTAGTTAACTCCATGGTGAACCCTAAGTTAGCTAACCGTTTCATTACCCCTTTCATCAGGATGTCGATGATCTGGAAGATGTTGTCTTTATTCAACGAATTGAAGATGATCACATCATCGATACGGTTCAGGAACTCAGGCGAGAAAGTACGCTTCAACGCCTTTTCAATAACAGCTTTGTTATTTTCATTGGCGTTTTGTGTACGGGCCTGGGTAGCGAAACCTACACCATCCCCGAAATCTTTCAACTGACGCACACCTATATTTGAGGTCATGATAATGGTAGTATTCTTGAAGTCTACCCTTCTGCCTAAGCCATCGGTCAACTGACCATCGTCCAACACCTGTAACAGGATGTTGTAAATATCGGGGTGTGCTTTTTCAATTTCATCAAGCAGTATCACCGAGTATGGTTTACGGCGAACTTTCTCAGTTAACTGACCGCCTTCTTCATAACCTACATATCCCGGAGGCGCACCAATCAATCGGCTCACGGTGAATTTTTCCATGTATTCACTCATGTCTATGCGGATCAGCGCATCTTCCGAGTCGAACATGTAGCGGGCCAGTGAACGTGCCAGCTCGGTTTTACCAACACCGGTAGGTCCGAGGAAGATAAAGGTACCGATCGGCTTTTTAGGATCTTTCAACCCAACGCGGTTACGCTGGATGGCTTTCACCACCTTCTCGATCGCATCATCCTGCCCGATCACCATACTGCGCATATCTTCACCCATGCGACGTAGTTTTTCGCTTTCTGCCTGTACCATCCTTTTAACGGGGATACCGGTCATCATGCTCACTACTTCAGCAATAGCTTCGTCGTCTATCGGGTAGCGTTTGTGTTTGCTTTCTTCTTCCCAGCTTGCTTTCGCTTTTTCCAGGTCTTCCTGCAAACGTTTTTCTGTATCGCGTAAAGAAGCAGCTTCTTCAAACTTCTGGCTCTTTACTACTTTATTCTTTTCCACCTTCACATCTTCGATCTTCTTTTCCAGATCGAGGATCTCTTTAGGCACGTTGATGTTCTTTAAGTGCACCCGGGCGCCTACTTCATCCATTACGTCGATTGCTTTGTCGGGCAATAAACGATCGGTAATGTAACGGTCGCTCAGTTTTACGCAGGCATCGATCGCATCGTCACTGTAAGTAACGTTGTGATAGTCTTCGTATTTGGATTTGATGTTATTGAGGATCTGAATGGTTTCATCAACACTTGGTGGTTCTACCATTACTTTCTGGAAGCGGCGATCGAGGGCGCCGTCTTTTTCAATGTACATTCTGTACTCATCCAGGGTAGATGCGCCAATGCATTGGAGTTCGCCACGGGCCAGGGCTGGTTTAAAAATGTTGGATGCATCGAGTGATCCGCTTGCACCACCAGCGCCTACGATGGTATGAATTTCATCGATGAACAGGATCACATCCCTGTTCTTTTCGAGTTCATTCATGATCGCTTTCATGCGCTCTTCAAACTGACCGCGGTATTTTGTACCTGCTACGAGGGCAGCAAGGTCTAATGAGATCACCCGTTTGTCAAACAATACTCTTGATACCTTTCTTTGTACGATACGCAGGGCCAAACCTTCAACGATAGCGGTTTTACCTACACCAGGCTCACCGATAAGGATCGGGTTGTTCTTTTTACGACGGCTCAGGATCTGCGATACTCTTTCAATTTCTTCCTCACGTCCAACGATAGGGTCAAGGGCACCACTCTCTGCCAAACGTGTAATATCGCGGCCAAAGTTGTCTAATACCGGTGTTTTGCTTTTTGTATTTCCGGCAGAACGTGATTTCTGCTGCGAGTATTTCTTTTCATCATCAAAATCATCTTCGTTCTCGTCGGCATATTCACTGCGTACGTCGTTGCTCTTAACAACGCCTAATTCGTTTCTGAATAAATCGTAATCCACGTCGAACTGATTTAAGATTTGAGTTGCTATGTTTTCCTTATTCTTTAGAATGGAGAGCATTAAATGTTCCGTTTCAACTGTCGGACTCTTTAGGGCTTTTGCTTCCAGCACAGTTACACGTATCACCTTTTCGGCCTGCTTGGTGAGTGGCAAACTGTTTATGTTAGCAATGTTTTTACCGGTCTTGTCTTTTACTGCCAGTTCAACCTCTTTCCGCAATTCGTACAGATCCACATTAAAGCTTTTCAATATACGGACAGCAGTGTTCTCTCCTTCACGGATCAACCCCAGCAACAAATGTTCAGTTCCGATAAAATCGTTCCCAAGCCGTAAAGCCTCCTCTCTGCTAAAAGAAATGATCTCCTTCACCTGGGCTGAAAAATTGTTGTCCATTTTATTTATAATTTGTTGTGTGTTATACAATAATAACGAATATTTTTGACATTATGTTGTTCCCTTTTATTAACGGTTGCCAGCTATTTTTAAGTACTTAAAAGGTCAATATGCAGTTCAAAATTGATACCAGTGAGAAATTCCATGCCATAACAATCAAAGAGCCAGTTTTATCTGCTAATATGACAGAAGAATTGGATGCCTGTTTAATGCCCCTCTTGAAACAGGAAGTTAAAAACGTGGTGCTTAATTTACAAGACACTCAAAACATTGATAACGCTGCCGGTGAGCACCTGGTCACTATCCAGCAATCGTTTTACGAGCACAATGCCTCATTTGTGATCTGCTGTATGCAAAAACAGGTGGAGAAAGCACTTGACAATGCCGGAATACTCGAATTGTTAAACATAGCACCCACTGAAAGCGAAGCCTGGGACATCCTGCACATGGAAGAAATTGAACGCGAACTGGGCGATTCAATCTAGTTCCGGGTTCCAGGTTTCAGGTTCCGGGTTTTACGTTCAAAGTAACATGATCCTGACGATGACAGAACCGACTTTGTGTCACTCAAAATCGAGTAAAAAATCCGTTAAAACACCTTTTATCAACTATGTTAAAATTCTAAGCGTCAATATTAACAAACTGAATATTTTGAACTTAGAGCTTTAAACCAGGAACTGAATGAAGAAATACGCTGTCATAGTAGCCGGAGGGTCCGGTTTGCGCATGGGTACTGCTGTCCCAAAACAATTTCTGCCTTTGCGTGGTAAACCAGTGCTATGGCATTCGCTCAATACTTTCCTGAAAGCCTGGCCCGATCTTGACATCATTGTTGTACTGCCACCTGATTATGTACGTACCGGAGAAGAAATAGTTGCCACTACTACAAATCCCGCCCGTATAAGGATCACGGTGGGTGGTGAAACCCGCTATCATTCCGTTAAAAATGGCCTTACCTGTATTAACGAAACTTCCATCGTTTTTGTTCATGATGCAGTAAGATGTTTGATCACTACCAACCTCATTCATCGTTGCTACGAGGCTGCGCTTGAAAAAGGCAATGCCATTCCGGCCATTCAACCCATCGATACACTGCGGATTGAAACAGCCAACGGCAACCACCTGCTCGACCGTTCACAGGTACGCATCATTCAAACCCCGCAAACATTTTACAGCAACATCATACAAAAAGCCTTTGAACAACCTTACGATCCTTCGTTCACCGACGAGGCCAGCGTAGTGGAAAAACTGGGCATACCCATTCAGTTGATCGAAGGCGAAGCTTCCAATATCAAGATCACCAGGCCATTGGATATTTTACTGGCAGAAAAGATCCTGGAAGAAAATGATCGTTCCTGATGCTTTAAAACAATTTTATCAAACAACGTCTTTTATACTTACTTAAACAACTCGGCTGGTACTATTTCCTGCAGGGCAATTACCAGGGATTGTTGCAATACGTACAACGCACCCGCCTTCGTTTGCAATACCGGCCGTATAAAGGCAGGGGTTTTACCTGTAACTGCTGTGGTAAACAATATGAAAAATTTGCGCCACGCTACCCCGCTGCAGAAGATAAACAGGCGCTTGACAAACACCATGTTATTGCAGGTTATGGCGAGGAGGAGTTATGCCCCTGGTGCCTGAGCACCAGCAGGGAACGGTTAGTGATCGGCCTGTTGGCTACCCAAATACCCGTTGCCGGTAAACGTATTTTGCACCTGTCGCCCGAACCCAAAGTGTTTGCCTTCCTCAAGCAACAGCAGGCTGTTATTACCAGCACCGACATCACACCCGGTTTTTACCAGAAGATAGATAAACACATTCAATACGCCGATGCTACTCAATTACCATTTCCTGATAACGCGTTCGACCTGGTGATCGGCAATCACATCATGGAGCATATTCCCAACGACCGGCTGGCCATGCGGGAAATTTACCGTGTTTTACAACCCGGCGGACGGGCCATCTTACAGGTGCCTTTTTCGGAAAGCATTTCCAACACATTGGAGGTCCCCGATATCAACGACCCCAAACAACAGTCAGCCCTGTTCGGACAAAAAGACCATGTTCGCATTTATGCCCTGAAAGATTATCTGCAACGTTTACGGGATGCAGGTTTCACCGTAAACTATCAGTTGTACGGTTCGTTCATTGCCTACTTCCAATATGCCATTCAACCGCTGGAAGGATTTATTCATATTACAAAGTGAAGAAGTTATTGGATTTCCTGTCCATTGCCTATTGAACCGGTTTTCCACTCAGCAGTTTCATCCACCAGGGCAGCCTGTTCACATAAAGCGCAGGATATACTTCCAGTTGCGCCCCAAAACTGCTGTAAAAAAATGCCAGGTTGCGGAAGTCGCCCCCTTCAAAGTCGAGCAATAAGCCGGTGCCGGCATTGTCATGGATATACCGGTCTATCAAAAAATGCGAAGCGCCCTGCGTTCTGCCATTGGGATGGTTCCCCACTAAAATATAGTAGGCCCGATTATGCGAAAAAAAATACACACAGGAGGCTACCAGTTCATTGGCCTCCGTATATACTCCGCAGGCAAGGGCCTTTTGTTGCTGGTGTAAGTAATGATACAACCGGGTGAAGTTGGCATAATCGGCTTCGGTAAAATGACCGGTACGGTCGGGTTGCAGTTGCGCTAACCGCAGCACCTCCTCTACCTTCACATCAGTTGCATACCGGTTGTTCAGCTTTTGCGCCCGTTTTATGTTGCGTTTTATATTGTTGCGATACCCATTGTACAATTGCTCATAGGACAGCTGCAACGGCAAAATAAAATTGCTGTGCAGCTTCGTAAACTCCGGCGGATTGGAAAAGATATTCCCTGCATTCAAACAGGTGTCTATCAGTTTTATGGAAGCAGGGATAGCCTGGATGAATTGCGTAACCAGGTCGCGGGTCAGCGCCGGACCAAACACGCCTAATGAAGCAATAAAACCGGGTTTATAAATATAAGCAACCCCCATTTTTTTTCTGATGGGCAACGGCATCACGGCTTCATAATCGCCCAATACCAGCGCGCTCCAGCCGGGCGCCATATGATCCAGGTAAAAAGAAAAGGCATAAATAAGCCCGTTAGGA
The Niastella koreensis GR20-10 genome window above contains:
- a CDS encoding NUDIX domain-containing protein, with the translated sequence MKKQSAGILPYKLVKGKPFFFIGHPGGPYYRNKDVGFWSIVKGEMDEGEEPLPAAIREFKEETGVDITGAFIPLTSVKQKSGKLVHVWAIEQDFATDNIKSNTFTLEWPPRSGKMVEFPEMDKLEWFDQATTLLKLIPGQIPFVHELLAYIKANH
- a CDS encoding T9SS type A sorting domain-containing protein, which produces MKRYLLSVVLIAATIAAHAQLEEDFSPNPTGWTLSSGAGFGTIGNGNSVVTTPGVGGNNPASIGTPAVNKTSNTVKVCFDIWAYTANLNNQIAFPCATYADVLFVNSAVTNANDAQVAANIYARQDNYLLPTNGGTTCFTFTFPANVTASDFKVFISFHAGCTQSGTKYVIDNVSISGVTLICGGTNCAPVALDDLFNRGNNNELSFSGALYGSNLNYPSGYTVDATGTDNDQNDAYADLNWKVLTQPVGGSVTVNTDGTFTVTRNSNSITQLTFTYQLTDDGPDNNFLTTADNMTDNATVTINWPAAGSLPVTLVNFNAARNGSTVSLTWTTNIESDNTGFNVQRSNGNGAFETVGFVASKAPDGMSATPINYQYRETNNATGNTYYRLSQVDKDGKTTVSAVKGVRGMQDNARMTVYPNPAQSGNMNVLFGSSAIRNIVITDLSGKTLKQWNDYHDDNMVITGLRTGVYILIATNKATSEKLMQKLVVL
- a CDS encoding T9SS type A sorting domain-containing protein produces the protein MKRMLQTGALLLLCATWTTIVRAQLEEDFTPHPANWILASGFSYHTINGNDVVLSSNGSSGNGTIGTPIVMKSANTSTVNFCASIFGYTPQDALTSLPCAATYDLYFTNTNVNNSNDLDETDPTKVYGTVKGLVVPASGGKVCNSFTFPASVTVTQFRVFLVINPGCNMGNVRFAFDDFVITGLTEVCTGAACPPVALPDVFFTGPVLSANVVLYGPNAAYPAPPAGYQASANGLDNDPNDPYSALTWTLQTPPDPATGSVTMNPGGQGTATVTRANTSVTLVNFIYQLCDPNGNCDTAAVSVTFPAGGALPISLLNFKGNRNGGNVTLKWITTNENNNAGFEIQRIVNGEYKKVGYVASKSGSGDFQVTYQFDEINFVNAVSWYRLVQINQDGSRQIMPSLAIRGLDELKKMLIYPNPGIAINVLFASTSVRDVAIIDVSGKLLKRWNNYSDDNITISGLQPGMYMLRVIDRKTKLQTVSKIQITK
- the cmk gene encoding (d)CMP kinase; amino-acid sequence: MEHKIIITIDGWSSCGKSTLAKQLARELGYIYIDSGAMYRAITLYFLRNHVDWTHPEIVHEAMQHVKLTFMSNHKSGQSEMHLNGENVEYVIRDLVVAEKVSEVAAIREVREFAVRQQQEMGKNRGIVMDGRDIGTVVFPHAELKIFMTADNEIRVKRRFQELYEKNPNITMEEVRANLEMRDYIDSHREVSPLRKADDALELDNSHLTIKEQLEIAKKWVHERLPATKG
- a CDS encoding ATP-dependent Clp protease ATP-binding subunit, producing MDNNFSAQVKEIISFSREEALRLGNDFIGTEHLLLGLIREGENTAVRILKSFNVDLYELRKEVELAVKDKTGKNIANINSLPLTKQAEKVIRVTVLEAKALKSPTVETEHLMLSILKNKENIATQILNQFDVDYDLFRNELGVVKSNDVRSEYADENEDDFDDEKKYSQQKSRSAGNTKSKTPVLDNFGRDITRLAESGALDPIVGREEEIERVSQILSRRKKNNPILIGEPGVGKTAIVEGLALRIVQRKVSRVLFDKRVISLDLAALVAGTKYRGQFEERMKAIMNELEKNRDVILFIDEIHTIVGAGGASGSLDASNIFKPALARGELQCIGASTLDEYRMYIEKDGALDRRFQKVMVEPPSVDETIQILNNIKSKYEDYHNVTYSDDAIDACVKLSDRYITDRLLPDKAIDVMDEVGARVHLKNINVPKEILDLEKKIEDVKVEKNKVVKSQKFEEAASLRDTEKRLQEDLEKAKASWEEESKHKRYPIDDEAIAEVVSMMTGIPVKRMVQAESEKLRRMGEDMRSMVIGQDDAIEKVVKAIQRNRVGLKDPKKPIGTFIFLGPTGVGKTELARSLARYMFDSEDALIRIDMSEYMEKFTVSRLIGAPPGYVGYEEGGQLTEKVRRKPYSVILLDEIEKAHPDIYNILLQVLDDGQLTDGLGRRVDFKNTTIIMTSNIGVRQLKDFGDGVGFATQARTQNANENNKAVIEKALKRTFSPEFLNRIDDVIIFNSLNKDNIFQIIDILMKGVMKRLANLGFTMELTTEAKNFIAEKGYDVQFGARPLHRAIQKYLEDPLAEEILSLHIKQGDTLLADLDKENSKIRFTLKTAKEKSEAS
- a CDS encoding STAS domain-containing protein — translated: MQFKIDTSEKFHAITIKEPVLSANMTEELDACLMPLLKQEVKNVVLNLQDTQNIDNAAGEHLVTIQQSFYEHNASFVICCMQKQVEKALDNAGILELLNIAPTESEAWDILHMEEIERELGDSI
- a CDS encoding 2-C-methyl-D-erythritol 4-phosphate cytidylyltransferase, with amino-acid sequence MKKYAVIVAGGSGLRMGTAVPKQFLPLRGKPVLWHSLNTFLKAWPDLDIIVVLPPDYVRTGEEIVATTTNPARIRITVGGETRYHSVKNGLTCINETSIVFVHDAVRCLITTNLIHRCYEAALEKGNAIPAIQPIDTLRIETANGNHLLDRSQVRIIQTPQTFYSNIIQKAFEQPYDPSFTDEASVVEKLGIPIQLIEGEASNIKITRPLDILLAEKILEENDRS
- a CDS encoding class I SAM-dependent methyltransferase; protein product: MLQYVQRTRLRLQYRPYKGRGFTCNCCGKQYEKFAPRYPAAEDKQALDKHHVIAGYGEEELCPWCLSTSRERLVIGLLATQIPVAGKRILHLSPEPKVFAFLKQQQAVITSTDITPGFYQKIDKHIQYADATQLPFPDNAFDLVIGNHIMEHIPNDRLAMREIYRVLQPGGRAILQVPFSESISNTLEVPDINDPKQQSALFGQKDHVRIYALKDYLQRLRDAGFTVNYQLYGSFIAYFQYAIQPLEGFIHITK
- a CDS encoding GNAT family N-acetyltransferase translates to MLQSNLQYLHRNQVDTVKWDQCINKAPNGLIYAFSFYLDHMAPGWSALVLGDYEAVMPLPIRKKMGVAYIYKPGFIASLGVFGPALTRDLVTQFIQAIPASIKLIDTCLNAGNIFSNPPEFTKLHSNFILPLQLSYEQLYNGYRNNIKRNIKRAQKLNNRYATDVKVEEVLRLAQLQPDRTGHFTEADYANFTRLYHYLHQQQKALACGVYTEANELVASCVYFFSHNRAYYILVGNHPNGRTQGASHFLIDRYIHDNAGTGLLLDFEGGDFRNLAFFYSSFGAQLEVYPALYVNRLPWWMKLLSGKPVQ